A section of the Campylobacter porcelli genome encodes:
- a CDS encoding 50S ribosomal protein L25/general stress protein Ctc — protein sequence MLEGIVRESIDKRSTKALRKDGYLIANIYAKGIENINAAFKVNDFIKAVKAKSGLKFDVSVGGKTYNVVVVDYQKHPVTSILKHVDLKVVLPDVESKYLVPVIPVGTPAGIKNKGVLLQSKKRLKVKCKGKDLPDSFKVDVSPLDIDDTILVRDIKAPQNVRIIDAGRVAVLGVVKAK from the coding sequence ATGTTAGAAGGCATTGTTAGAGAGAGTATTGACAAAAGAAGCACTAAAGCTCTTAGAAAAGATGGTTATCTAATCGCCAACATTTACGCAAAAGGTATTGAAAATATCAATGCTGCTTTTAAAGTAAATGATTTTATCAAAGCTGTAAAGGCTAAAAGCGGTTTGAAATTTGATGTAAGCGTAGGTGGTAAAACCTATAATGTTGTAGTGGTTGATTATCAAAAACACCCAGTAACAAGTATTTTAAAACATGTTGATTTAAAAGTTGTCTTACCAGATGTTGAATCAAAATATTTAGTCCCAGTTATTCCTGTTGGCACTCCAGCTGGTATTAAAAACAAAGGCGTTTTACTACAATCTAAAAAGCGTTTAAAAGTCAAATGTAAAGGCAAAGACCTTCCAGATAGCTTTAAAGTAGATGTATCTCCACTTGATATAGATGATACAATATTAGTTCGTGATATTAAGGCTCCACAAAATGTTCGCATTATAGATGCGGGTCGTGTAGCCGTTTTAGGTGTAGTAAAAGCTAAGTAA
- the flhB gene encoding flagellar biosynthesis protein FlhB, which produces MADDQEKTEEATAKKIEDARNKGNVPKSQDVSGFVTLLVGCVALIALMGFMGDRVMNLYLYYQDLIGTPLTRELFFKIVIHSIFQCLLILLPLLICVMIAGIISNVMQFGFIFTTEPLMPNFSKLDPIKGLGNLFSLKKAVETAKILIKVSAILGCAFYVFLQFITELPYTMFYTMFDQLVWLRDKMFILAGIMLLLFLIIAVADIFIVRYQYFKGLRMSKQEVKDEYKQMDGDPRVKGRIRQLQMQAAKKRMMQNIPAADAIITNPTHYAVAIRYDKDKESAPVVLAKGADHLALRIRQIGIEHGVQIVENPPLARELYRLCDVDDQIPANLFKAVAEVLTFVYLGNKSKFAKRLNG; this is translated from the coding sequence ATGGCAGACGATCAAGAAAAAACCGAAGAAGCCACCGCTAAGAAGATTGAGGATGCTAGGAATAAAGGAAATGTCCCTAAATCCCAAGATGTTAGTGGATTTGTCACCTTGCTTGTGGGGTGCGTAGCTCTTATTGCTTTGATGGGATTTATGGGCGATAGGGTGATGAATTTATATCTATATTATCAAGATCTTATCGGCACACCACTTACTAGAGAGTTATTTTTTAAAATTGTTATCCACTCTATTTTTCAATGTTTGCTTATACTTTTGCCCTTGCTTATTTGCGTGATGATTGCTGGGATTATCTCAAATGTTATGCAGTTTGGTTTTATTTTTACCACTGAGCCTTTAATGCCAAATTTTTCTAAGCTTGATCCAATCAAAGGTCTTGGAAATCTCTTTTCGCTTAAAAAGGCAGTTGAAACAGCAAAAATTTTAATCAAAGTTTCAGCCATATTAGGTTGTGCTTTTTATGTATTTTTGCAGTTTATTACAGAGCTTCCTTATACGATGTTTTATACGATGTTTGACCAGCTTGTATGGCTTAGAGATAAGATGTTTATTTTAGCTGGGATTATGCTATTGCTTTTTTTGATTATTGCAGTTGCTGATATATTTATAGTAAGGTATCAATATTTCAAAGGGCTTAGAATGTCTAAGCAAGAGGTAAAAGATGAGTATAAGCAGATGGATGGAGATCCTAGAGTTAAGGGGCGTATCCGTCAGTTACAGATGCAAGCAGCCAAAAAGCGTATGATGCAAAATATCCCAGCAGCCGATGCCATTATCACAAACCCAACCCACTATGCTGTGGCGATCCGCTATGATAAGGATAAGGAGTCTGCGCCTGTTGTATTAGCTAAGGGAGCAGATCATTTGGCACTTCGTATTAGGCAAATTGGGATTGAGCATGGGGTGCAAATAGTGGAAAATCCGCCACTAGCTCGTGAATTATACCGCTTGTGTGATGTAGATGATCAAATTCCAGCTAATCTATTTAAAGCAGTAGCTGAAGTGCTGACATTTGTGTATTTAGGTAATAAGAGTAAATTTGCCAAAAGGCTAAATGGCTAG
- the rho gene encoding transcription termination factor Rho: protein MESKETTQQTKKQHTRTHTPVDGYKIEELRLQDLDSLVAIAEEVGVQNPREFRRQELVFEILKAQTKQGGFILFTGILEIVEGGYGFLRSTDANLSDSANDTYVSLSQIKKFALRVGDIITGQVREPREQEKYYALLKIEAINYKSIAEAKERPLFDNLTPLFPNQKIQLEYDPMKLTGRVLDLFTPIGKGQRGLIVAPPRTGKTELMKELAHGITRNHPEVELIVLLIDERPEEVTDMQRSVRGEVFSSTFDLPASNHVRVAELVIEKAKRLVEMGKDVVILLDSITRLARAYNTVTPSSGKVLSGGVDANALHKPKRFFGAARNIENGGSLTIVATALIDTGSRMDDVIFEEFKGTGNSEIILDRTISDRRIYPAVNILKSGTRKDELLQGSDDLGKIWAIRNIIATMDDIEALKFLYSKMLKTKNNKELLGIMNE, encoded by the coding sequence ATGGAAAGCAAGGAAACTACTCAACAAACCAAAAAACAGCACACTCGCACCCATACACCAGTTGATGGCTATAAGATAGAAGAGCTTAGACTTCAAGATTTAGATAGCTTAGTAGCAATCGCTGAAGAAGTAGGTGTGCAAAATCCTAGAGAATTTCGTCGCCAAGAGCTTGTATTTGAAATTTTAAAAGCACAAACCAAGCAAGGTGGATTTATCTTATTTACTGGAATTTTAGAGATTGTAGAGGGCGGATATGGCTTTTTACGCTCTACTGATGCGAATTTGAGCGATTCGGCAAATGATACTTATGTCAGCCTAAGCCAGATTAAAAAATTTGCCCTAAGAGTTGGCGATATTATCACAGGGCAGGTGCGAGAACCAAGAGAGCAAGAGAAGTATTATGCTCTATTAAAAATAGAAGCTATAAATTATAAATCCATAGCCGAAGCCAAAGAGCGGCCATTATTTGATAACCTAACTCCATTATTTCCAAATCAAAAAATTCAATTAGAGTATGATCCGATGAAGCTTACAGGTCGTGTGCTTGATCTTTTTACTCCAATTGGTAAGGGGCAACGAGGTCTAATAGTAGCACCACCTAGAACCGGTAAAACCGAGCTTATGAAAGAGTTAGCTCACGGCATTACTAGAAATCATCCAGAAGTTGAGCTAATAGTGCTTTTAATAGATGAGCGTCCAGAAGAGGTTACAGATATGCAACGCAGCGTACGTGGCGAGGTCTTTAGCTCTACTTTTGATTTACCAGCGTCAAATCATGTAAGGGTAGCTGAATTGGTAATCGAAAAGGCCAAAAGGCTAGTAGAGATGGGTAAAGATGTAGTAATCTTGCTAGATAGTATAACCCGCCTTGCAAGGGCGTATAACACAGTAACGCCAAGTAGCGGTAAAGTTTTAAGCGGTGGCGTGGACGCAAATGCACTGCATAAACCAAAGAGATTTTTTGGTGCAGCTAGAAATATAGAAAATGGCGGAAGTCTAACCATAGTAGCAACCGCATTGATAGATACGGGTTCTAGAATGGATGATGTGATATTTGAAGAGTTTAAAGGCACTGGTAATAGCGAGATTATACTAGATCGCACCATTTCAGATCGTAGAATTTACCCAGCTGTAAATATACTCAAATCAGGCACTAGAAAAGATGAGCTACTACAAGGTAGCGATGATCTAGGTAAAATCTGGGCTATAAGAAATATTATAGCTACGATGGATGATATAGAGGCTCTTAAATTCCTATACTCTAAAATGCTAAAAACCAAAAACAATAAAGAGCTTTTGGGTATAATGAACGAATAA
- a CDS encoding DNA polymerase III subunit gamma/tau: MKALALKYRPKSFDELIGQDVVANTLTHALETNRLGHAYLFSGLRGSGKTSSARIFAKALICQNGISAHPCEVCPNCIMANENRHMDIIEMDAASHRKIDDIRELIEQTKYSPSSARFKIFIIDEVHMLTKEAFNALLKTLEEPPDYVKFILATTDPLKLPATVLSRTQHFRFHSIAKASVVKHLEFILNKEGIEFEERALEVLARSGGGSLRDTLTLLDQAIIYSHEKLTHKVIVDMLGLLDPDKIDKIFAVVNSRDKNELLKLLSELQNYDSSSIIDELIENLKYKFIHQNSQYSLLIFERFFRILSEAKSMLSNLADPEFVLFITLFMMVEAFNLRSIDDAITELKNKPITPNLEPQNRSTPIQPKSDYQNFVDFLYDKSYDLGILFDECVSLKGLENGVLTLEFAMSDEQLDLARKHYNDVILPAVKASYGDSIKLNVQKVAPKEIGALSRAPMPPITQQINEPKTQNSEPKAINEPSGVLSLKSSLSQEEINLKELKRLFGEPEIISNS; encoded by the coding sequence TTGAAAGCTTTAGCACTTAAATATCGCCCAAAGAGCTTTGATGAGTTAATCGGTCAAGATGTGGTGGCAAATACATTAACCCACGCTTTAGAGACCAATAGATTAGGACATGCGTATCTATTTTCTGGGCTTAGGGGAAGTGGTAAAACCAGTAGTGCTAGGATATTTGCTAAGGCTTTAATATGCCAAAATGGTATAAGTGCTCATCCGTGTGAAGTTTGTCCAAATTGTATTATGGCTAATGAGAATCGCCATATGGATATTATAGAGATGGATGCAGCAAGCCATCGTAAAATCGATGATATTAGGGAGTTAATCGAGCAGACTAAATACTCTCCAAGTAGTGCTAGATTTAAGATATTTATCATAGATGAGGTGCATATGCTAACCAAAGAGGCTTTTAATGCGCTTTTAAAGACGCTTGAAGAGCCGCCTGATTATGTTAAATTTATCCTAGCGACTACTGATCCGCTTAAACTTCCAGCTACTGTTTTATCACGCACTCAGCACTTTAGATTTCACTCTATAGCTAAAGCTAGTGTGGTTAAGCATTTAGAATTTATACTAAATAAAGAGGGAATTGAATTTGAAGAAAGAGCCTTAGAAGTATTAGCTAGAAGTGGTGGTGGGAGCCTTAGAGATACTCTTACCTTGCTTGATCAAGCGATCATTTATTCACACGAAAAGCTTACGCATAAGGTCATTGTAGATATGCTAGGGCTACTTGATCCAGATAAGATTGATAAGATATTTGCTGTGGTAAATTCAAGGGATAAAAATGAGCTTTTAAAGCTTTTAAGTGAGTTGCAAAATTATGATTCTAGCTCGATAATTGATGAGTTAATAGAGAATTTAAAATATAAATTTATCCATCAAAATAGCCAATACTCTTTGCTTATATTTGAGAGATTTTTTAGAATTTTAAGCGAAGCAAAATCAATGCTAAGCAATCTAGCAGATCCTGAATTTGTGCTATTTATCACCTTATTTATGATGGTTGAAGCATTTAATTTAAGAAGTATAGATGATGCTATAACGGAGCTAAAAAATAAGCCCATAACTCCAAATTTAGAGCCACAAAATAGATCTACTCCAATCCAGCCAAAGAGTGATTATCAAAATTTTGTAGATTTTTTATATGATAAAAGCTATGATTTGGGTATTTTATTTGATGAGTGCGTTAGTTTAAAAGGTCTAGAAAATGGCGTTTTGACGCTTGAATTTGCTATGAGTGATGAGCAGCTAGATCTTGCTAGAAAGCACTATAATGATGTGATTTTACCAGCTGTTAAGGCATCTTATGGAGACTCTATAAAACTCAATGTGCAAAAAGTTGCCCCAAAAGAGATTGGCGCTTTAAGTCGTGCCCCAATGCCACCAATAACCCAGCAAATTAACGAGCCAAAAACGCAAAATAGTGAGCCAAAAGCCATTAATGAGCCAAGCGGTGTGTTGAGTTTAAAATCATCATTAAGCCAAGAAGAGATAAATTTAAAAGAGTTAAAACGGCTATTTGGGGAGCCAGAAATTATATCAAATAGTTAG
- a CDS encoding transaldolase, with the protein MKEINFSLWCDFLERDFINSNFTQLIQNSVINGVTSNPSIFKNAICSSKAYSELKDKFRKKDPKKLYEILATNDIKMAATKLLGNYARGDDGFVSIEIDPNLILTSDIVEEGKRLYNTIKMPNVMIKIPAISSGFEAMSELMKKGINVNATLIFSNSQAKECLEAFKEGTKKYSKRFPQTTLPQGVISVFVSRFDRLLDEKLEDRAKFGIYNATSIYNQIQNANQSNVRTLFASTGVKDGSLPADYYIKELLYPNSINTAPLDTIKAFIASGDFRAKALPSDDEISKFMANAKVLGIDYNRVCSELLDDGLEAFVTAFDEILASLS; encoded by the coding sequence ATGAAAGAGATTAATTTCTCTCTTTGGTGTGATTTTTTAGAGCGTGATTTTATAAATTCAAATTTCACGCAGCTAATCCAAAATAGCGTAATTAACGGCGTTACAAGCAATCCAAGCATATTTAAAAATGCTATTTGTAGCTCAAAAGCCTATAGTGAGTTAAAGGATAAATTTAGAAAAAAAGATCCAAAAAAACTATATGAAATTTTAGCTACAAATGATATTAAAATGGCAGCTACTAAGTTGCTTGGTAATTACGCAAGAGGCGATGATGGCTTTGTCAGTATCGAGATAGATCCAAATTTAATTTTAACAAGCGATATTGTCGAAGAGGGCAAAAGGCTATATAATACAATTAAAATGCCAAATGTGATGATTAAAATCCCAGCTATTTCATCTGGATTTGAAGCGATGAGTGAGCTAATGAAAAAAGGAATTAATGTCAATGCTACGCTTATTTTTTCTAATTCTCAAGCCAAAGAGTGCCTAGAGGCATTTAAAGAAGGAACGAAAAAATATAGCAAAAGATTTCCGCAAACCACTTTACCTCAAGGGGTAATTAGCGTATTTGTAAGTCGCTTTGATAGATTGCTTGATGAGAAGCTCGAAGATAGAGCTAAATTTGGGATTTATAACGCAACAAGCATATACAATCAAATCCAAAATGCCAATCAGAGTAATGTAAGAACTCTATTTGCAAGCACAGGCGTTAAGGATGGGAGTTTGCCAGCGGATTATTATATCAAAGAGCTTTTATATCCAAATTCTATAAATACAGCACCACTTGATACCATCAAAGCTTTTATTGCTAGTGGCGATTTTAGGGCTAAAGCTTTGCCAAGCGATGATGAAATATCTAAATTTATGGCAAATGCAAAGGTGCTTGGTATAGATTATAATAGAGTTTGTTCAGAGCTTTTAGATGATGGTTTAGAGGCGTTTGTAACGGCTTTTGATGAGATTTTAGCGTCGCTATCATAA
- the nspC gene encoding carboxynorspermidine decarboxylase, with protein MRLQDIKTPAYVCEKSKLQSNLNLLNYVAQTSGAKVLCALKGFAFSPGMPLTSAILGGATCSGLIEAQYAKEHGFKEIHTYSPAFKDDEIDEVLSISNHVVFNSFNQWKRFATKAKNSNASIGLRVNPNVSASPTDMYNPCGRFSRLGITRENFEFDNIDGIDGLHFHALCEESAKSLEMVLKAFEEQFGKILSRMKWVNFGGGHHITKAGYDVELLIRLIKNFSKKYNVEVYIEPGEAVGWECGFLIATVLDIVDNEQKICIIDASAECHMPDTILMPYRPKIRNESQNGKFSYRFGGATCLAGDIVGAEAGDPIYKFDNPINIGDKIIFEDQIHYTIVKNTTFNGVKLPSLAMVNESGDVVVWREFGYKDYANRN; from the coding sequence ATGAGATTACAAGATATCAAAACTCCAGCATATGTCTGTGAAAAGAGCAAACTTCAATCAAATTTAAATCTGCTTAATTATGTCGCTCAAACAAGCGGAGCTAAGGTGCTTTGTGCTCTTAAAGGTTTTGCATTTTCTCCTGGTATGCCACTTACATCAGCTATATTAGGTGGTGCTACTTGTAGTGGTTTAATTGAAGCCCAATATGCCAAAGAGCATGGTTTTAAGGAGATACACACATACTCTCCAGCCTTTAAAGATGATGAGATCGATGAGGTGCTAAGCATTAGTAATCATGTGGTTTTTAATAGTTTTAACCAGTGGAAACGCTTTGCTACAAAGGCTAAAAATAGCAACGCAAGTATAGGCCTAAGAGTAAATCCAAATGTCTCAGCTAGTCCAACTGATATGTATAATCCGTGTGGTAGATTTTCTAGATTGGGTATTACTAGAGAGAATTTTGAATTTGATAATATAGATGGGATTGATGGGCTCCATTTTCACGCACTTTGTGAAGAGAGTGCTAAGAGCTTGGAGATGGTTTTAAAGGCGTTTGAAGAGCAGTTTGGCAAGATTTTATCGCGTATGAAGTGGGTAAATTTTGGAGGTGGCCATCATATCACAAAGGCTGGTTATGATGTAGAATTGCTTATTAGGCTTATTAAGAATTTTTCTAAAAAGTATAATGTTGAAGTCTATATCGAGCCAGGTGAGGCTGTGGGCTGGGAGTGTGGATTTTTGATTGCCACTGTGTTAGATATAGTTGATAATGAGCAAAAAATTTGTATTATAGATGCTTCAGCTGAGTGCCATATGCCAGATACTATCTTAATGCCATATCGCCCAAAGATTAGAAATGAGAGCCAAAATGGCAAATTTAGCTATAGATTTGGTGGGGCAACTTGCTTAGCTGGGGATATTGTCGGAGCTGAAGCTGGGGATCCAATTTATAAATTTGATAACCCTATAAATATTGGCGATAAGATAATTTTTGAAGATCAAATTCACTACACAATAGTAAAAAACACCACTTTTAATGGCGTTAAACTTCCAAGCCTAGCTATGGTCAATGAGAGTGGTGATGTGGTGGTTTGGCGTGAATTTGGATATAAAGATTATGCTAATAGAAATTAA
- the pth gene encoding aminoacyl-tRNA hydrolase: MTLIAGLGNIGKEYENTRHNVGFMLIDLMLKDGGYSDVSSAKFQGELYKKGSLLLLKPSTYMNASGNSLKAVNDFYKPSQIIVVHDELDIAFGAMRFKNGGSSGGHNGIKSIDKLIGNGYDRVRIGIGRSDKSVIDYVLGKFDSDEMKKLDGILSHAKEAILALVNSKDIAAISSKFTLKT, translated from the coding sequence ATGACCCTAATAGCTGGGCTAGGCAATATTGGCAAAGAGTATGAAAATACTCGCCATAATGTTGGATTTATGCTAATTGACCTTATGCTTAAAGATGGCGGTTATAGCGATGTAAGTTCAGCTAAATTTCAAGGTGAGCTATATAAAAAAGGCTCCCTTCTCCTTCTTAAACCATCTACATATATGAATGCTAGTGGTAACTCATTAAAAGCTGTAAATGATTTTTATAAGCCTAGCCAGATTATTGTCGTTCATGATGAGCTTGATATAGCTTTTGGGGCGATGAGATTTAAAAATGGTGGCAGTAGTGGTGGCCACAATGGCATCAAATCCATAGATAAGCTAATAGGCAATGGCTATGATAGAGTCCGCATAGGTATAGGTCGTAGTGATAAAAGCGTGATTGATTATGTTTTAGGCAAGTTTGATAGCGATGAGATGAAAAAGCTTGATGGGATATTATCTCATGCTAAAGAGGCTATTTTGGCTTTAGTAAATTCAAAAGATATAGCGGCAATCTCATCTAAATTTACACTTAAGACTTAA
- a CDS encoding aspartate carbamoyltransferase catalytic subunit: MAYSKKNLISTKDLSSDDIFQILNLAKHYKNLNLQNEKKSPLLKGVTVVNSFFENSTRTRTSFEIAAKRLSSDAINFTASSSSTNKGETLIDTIKNIESMKTDIFIMRHSSSGAAKFVASHTPSCVINAGDGCNEHPTQALLDLFTIYEKFGSFDNLVVSIIGDIAHSRVARSNIYAMQTLGIKIKLFGPPQMMQYASVFGCEICKDMDEAVRGSDAIIMLRIQLERSDDETPFPSIREYSRYFGLSKNRMKQAKDNAIILHPGPINRGVELNSDVADDTRISNILSQVENGVAIRMAILDIVYKNLKGL; encoded by the coding sequence ATGGCATACTCCAAAAAAAATCTAATCTCTACAAAAGATCTTAGTAGCGATGATATATTTCAAATTTTAAATTTAGCCAAACATTATAAAAATCTAAATCTACAAAATGAGAAAAAATCCCCACTTTTAAAGGGCGTTACGGTTGTAAATTCATTCTTTGAAAACTCCACTAGAACTCGCACAAGCTTTGAAATCGCAGCCAAAAGGCTCTCAAGTGATGCTATTAATTTTACTGCTAGTAGCTCAAGCACCAATAAAGGAGAGACGCTAATTGATACAATCAAAAATATAGAATCTATGAAAACTGATATATTCATTATGCGTCATAGTAGCTCAGGTGCTGCTAAATTCGTAGCATCTCACACCCCAAGTTGCGTGATAAATGCCGGCGATGGATGTAATGAGCACCCTACTCAAGCTTTGCTTGATCTATTTACGATATATGAGAAATTTGGCTCATTTGATAACCTAGTTGTATCTATAATCGGCGATATAGCTCACTCTAGAGTAGCTAGGTCAAATATCTATGCTATGCAAACTTTAGGTATAAAAATTAAACTATTTGGCCCACCTCAAATGATGCAATATGCTAGCGTCTTTGGCTGTGAAATTTGTAAAGATATGGATGAGGCGGTGCGAGGTAGCGATGCGATTATAATGCTTAGAATTCAGCTTGAAAGAAGCGATGATGAGACGCCATTTCCTAGCATTAGAGAGTATAGTAGATATTTTGGATTAAGTAAAAATAGAATGAAACAAGCCAAAGATAACGCCATTATACTCCATCCAGGCCCTATAAATAGAGGCGTGGAGCTAAATAGCGATGTAGCTGATGATACTAGAATTTCTAATATCTTATCCCAAGTAGAAAATGGCGTGGCGATTAGAATGGCAATATTAGATATAGTATATAAAAATCTCAAAGGATTATAA
- a CDS encoding type II secretion system protein gives MRSAFTMIELVFVIVVLGILASIAVPKFIATKDDASAMVSATLLKDTIVQLTAYYTINGKLPSGELKSQSNLDKLAPTYKKSYDKNEAWTKCLNINLTSDTIAINQATIDDEPLCKTLVKIPAVKDWIDNNITLSGGGIFD, from the coding sequence ATGAGAAGTGCATTTACTATGATTGAGCTGGTTTTTGTGATTGTGGTACTAGGGATTTTAGCTAGTATTGCTGTGCCTAAATTTATAGCTACTAAAGATGACGCAAGTGCTATGGTCTCTGCTACTTTGCTAAAAGATACCATTGTTCAGCTAACAGCATACTATACGATAAATGGCAAACTTCCATCTGGTGAGCTAAAATCTCAAAGCAATTTAGATAAACTAGCCCCAACTTACAAAAAATCATATGATAAAAATGAAGCTTGGACAAAGTGCCTAAATATCAATCTTACAAGTGATACTATAGCGATTAATCAAGCTACTATTGATGATGAGCCTCTGTGTAAAACACTAGTTAAAATTCCAGCTGTTAAAGATTGGATTGATAATAATATCACGCTAAGCGGTGGTGGAATATTTGATTAA
- a CDS encoding dihydroorotase — MRTLIKNGMIINANDSKKANVLIENDKIVDITLDEPKADNIIDANGKLIMPGLIDIHVHFRDPGFEYKDDIISGSETAVAGGVTACCPMANTNPVNDNATITRDMIKKAKKRGLIDLMPIGAITNGMKGGSITEMGEMSEAGCVAFSDDGLPVSSSDVMRAALEYSAFHGSFIINHSQDCSLCRNGHMNEGLMSMKLGIKGMPREQEEIMISRDMLLAKLTGGHIHIAHVSSGWSLKLIETAKKEGINITCEVCPHHFTFDDSYLEGYDTNYKMSPPLRTKDDVKAMREGLRNGIIDIICTDHAPHHLDEKEREFDKAPFGILGLQTLIPLTLNLVRDGVISLNKMVELTSLNPAKLLKLNDRGKIEIGYLADIAIVDPEFEYIYDENLNKSKSKNSPLLGKKLKGAAIKTIKSGKLVYDFPNVVV, encoded by the coding sequence ATGAGAACTTTGATTAAAAATGGAATGATAATCAACGCCAATGATAGTAAAAAGGCAAATGTATTAATAGAAAATGACAAGATAGTTGATATTACTCTAGATGAGCCAAAGGCTGATAATATCATTGATGCTAATGGCAAACTCATAATGCCTGGACTTATTGATATTCATGTGCATTTTAGAGATCCTGGATTTGAGTATAAAGATGATATTATAAGTGGTTCTGAAACTGCTGTAGCTGGGGGTGTAACTGCTTGTTGCCCTATGGCAAATACAAATCCCGTAAATGATAACGCCACAATCACTAGAGATATGATAAAAAAGGCTAAAAAACGAGGCCTAATAGACCTAATGCCAATAGGAGCCATAACAAATGGTATGAAAGGTGGCAGTATCACTGAGATGGGCGAGATGAGCGAGGCTGGATGCGTGGCATTTAGCGATGATGGATTGCCAGTAAGCTCTAGTGATGTTATGCGAGCTGCGCTTGAGTATTCAGCATTTCATGGCTCATTTATTATAAACCACTCTCAAGATTGCTCACTATGTAGAAATGGACATATGAATGAGGGGTTAATGTCTATGAAACTAGGCATAAAAGGTATGCCAAGAGAGCAAGAGGAGATTATGATAAGCCGCGATATGCTCCTAGCTAAGCTAACTGGCGGACATATTCACATAGCTCATGTAAGTAGCGGATGGAGCTTAAAACTCATCGAAACTGCCAAAAAAGAGGGTATAAATATAACTTGTGAAGTCTGTCCACACCACTTTACATTTGATGATAGCTACCTTGAAGGCTATGATACAAACTACAAAATGTCTCCACCACTTCGCACTAAAGATGATGTCAAGGCGATGAGAGAGGGGCTAAGAAATGGTATAATAGATATAATCTGCACAGATCACGCTCCACACCATTTAGATGAGAAAGAGAGGGAATTTGATAAGGCTCCATTTGGAATTTTAGGTCTTCAAACCTTAATCCCGCTTACTTTAAATTTAGTTAGAGATGGAGTTATAAGCTTAAATAAGATGGTAGAGCTTACAAGCCTAAATCCAGCTAAGCTATTAAAACTCAATGATAGGGGCAAAATCGAGATAGGATATTTGGCTGATATTGCCATAGTTGATCCTGAATTTGAGTATATTTATGATGAAAATTTAAATAAATCCAAATCCAAAAACTCACCACTTTTAGGCAAAAAACTAAAAGGAGCCGCTATAAAAACTATAAAATCAGGAAAATTAGTATATGATTTTCCAAATGTGGTGGTGTGA